The DNA region TGAATAATCAAGACCCAGGCTTGGTTTCTGAGGCAGACATGGGGTCAAAAGGCTGTGTGAGCGGCATCTTGCCAGGACGTTTTGCGGCTGGTGGCAGATCCCGTCTTCAAGGGGGAAGCCGCTCCCGCACGGCTGTTTTTCCATCCCAAGAATTGCCGGCGTGGTCAGCGGAGTTCATACCGCAGTGCGCCCTCAATCTCCCTCAAATGCGCCTCATCCGCGATCTTCTGCCCTTCCAGATCACGTACATAGAATACATCCGCGATCTGATCGCCCTTTGTGGCGATCTTGGCGATCCGGATATCCAGGCGGAGATCGAACAGGGTCTTGGTAATCAGGTGCAGGAGCCCCACCCGGTCATCGGCAAACACCTCGATCAAGGTGAAAAAATCAGAAGACCTGTTGTCGATGACGACCTGAGGGGGTCGGGAGGGCTTTTCATGATTCGACAGAACAGATGACGCCCGCTTCTGGCCCAGGCGGTAGGCCAGGGAGAGCTTCCCCTCGAACGTACGCTCCAGGTCGAGTCTCACCTTGTCCCAGGTAGCTTCCGGGTGGATCGTGTCGAGGGGTTGGGTTGCCTTGAAGATATCCACTGCGGTCCCGTCTCTCCAGGTGTAGATATCGGCGGAAAGGATATTGACGCTGTTTAAGGCCAGCACGCCCGCCATGTCCGCGAAGAGCCCGGGCCTGTCCTCTGCCAGAAAGGTGATGACCGAGCAATCCTCCACAGGGTTCTCCCTGGCCTCCAAGAAGAAAGGATATCCCGTATGTTTGTTCGCCCTGTCCCTCATCCCCAGGACCATTTCAATATGCCGGACAATGTCCCGGGGCGTACTGTTCAGGAGGTACCTCGGAGACATCACCTCAAAGTAAGGGTCCGGGTCCACGCCCTTGTCCAGCAGGGCCGGCTCTCGACGAACCTGATCCATGGTCTCCCGGACCTTTTCCGAGGCGTTCGGGGTTGCCAGCTCTCCCCTCTCAAGGATGTTGAGGACCTTAAAAAAGAGTTCCTGCACCAGATTGGCGATCCAGTCGTTCCAGGCACGGGGCCCGGTTGCCCTGGAATCGGCCCATGTGAGGAGGTAGAGCATTCGGAGCCTCTCAGGGCTTCCGATCAACCGCGCACAGTGGACAACGGATTTTTCATCGCCGAGATCCCTGCGGGTGGCGGTCTCCACCAGGAGGAGATGATGCCGGATCAGAAAGAGGACCTCCTCGGTCGCTTCACCGGGATACCGGAACCGTTTCATGATCCTGCGGGCAATCTCCGCCCCCCTTACCGCGTGTTCCTTTCCGATCTTGCCGATGTCATGAAAGAGACCGGCCAAAAGGAGCGGCTCGGGATCCGGGATTTCCAGAAGAATATCCAGAAGGAATATCTCCTTCTCCCCATGGATGCCCTTGAGATGCCTGACGGTTTCGAGGGAATGCCGGCCGACCGGAAAGGTGTGGTAGGCGTCAAATTGCACCCGGTCGGCGATCCGGGCAAATTCAGGGACAAAGGCCGACAGGAAACCGAGCTCCTGCATCTGGATCAGGACCTCAAAGGTATGACGGCCGTTAATAATCTTGAGGAACCCCCTGACCGCCTCTTTCGATCGTCTGAAACCCTCATCCACAAGGGACAGAAACTCTGAAACCAGTCTGCGCGCCTCCAGGGAGAGGGGGCACCCGGTTCGCGAACTCTCTTCAAACAGGGTCATGAGAAGGAGGGGCTTGGTCAATATTGCGGTGGCTGAGTCGAAGCCGATTTCCCCCTGGTGGACATGAAGGCCCTCTGCGACCTCCACGGGTTCAACCCTTTTCCACAGGCCTCTCTCTCTGGGGAGATGGGCCCTGACAAAGGCGCGGTTCAAGGCCTTGACAGAGGCCATGGCGGCATGGAGATCCCCCATGAACTGTTCCACCGCCAACAGGTCCCTGTGATCCCGGTAGCCGAGTCTCGGGGCGGTCTTTTCCTGGTATTCAAAGTTGAGCCGGTCGTTTTTCCTTCCTGATAATTGATGGAGATGGTTTCGAACGAGCCAGATCAATGTCAGATCATGCCGCAATCCCAGGTATTCATTATGGGAGAGCTTGCCCGTGTATTCCAGGTCTCTTGGCGTCATCAGTTGAAAAAAGGCCTTGGCGATCCAGAGGATGTGATGATAGTCCCTCAACCCTCCGATACCCTCTTTCAGATCGGGCTCCAGGACCACGCTGGCATCCCCGTTGTTTTCCATACGGATCTGATGCAAGTCTTCCAGCCATCTGGCAAAGGCGGTCCTCCTTTTTGCAACGACCTTTTTTTGAATACCGGCCATGAGATCCAGAAAAAGCGGCGAGTCACCGCACAGAAAGCGGGCATCCATCATGGATGTGAGGACCTCGAAATCGTCTTTTGAAAGTCTGAGGCAATCCTTGATGGTGCGGGTCCCATATCCGAGATCAAGGCCCAGGTCCCAGAGGGGATAGAGGATCTCCTCTGTCAATCCCTTGGCCAGTTCCGGGATGTGGGAGCCGAACAGGATCAGGACGTCCACATCCGAATGGAGCGAGAGTTCTTTTCTGCCGTAGCCGCCTACAGCCAAGAGGGCGAACGGGGTCTTGTTGGAGAACAGTCGCTGTCCAGCCCCGCTCTCCACAAGACTTGAGCGGAAGTACTGGTCCACAATCTCGGTATGCCACGCCTGCAGGTCGCCCATTTCCCTGGACGAAGGGAGGCGTGAGATCAGCCGGGTTCTGGACTCCTTGAGTTCTTCAAAAGCGGACATTTCAATTGATGATTGATGATTGTTGATTTATCTCATGTGGATGCAGGCACAGAGATGAAAGTCCCAGGCGTTGCCATTCGACATCAGCTATCAGCCATGAGCGATGGGCTATCAACCAGAATTTGGTCCCGCTGTTGCCGAGATCTGCGTTTCGCTTCGACCGCGACCCGTATCCGGTATCCGGCACCCGGTTAAATCGCCTCTTTTCCGGTCTCCCCCGTACGGATGCGGAGGACCTCCTCCACCGGATACACAAAGACCTTGCCGTCACCGATCTGCCCTGTCCGGGCTCTTTCCTGGATCATCTTGACCGCCTCCGGCACCAGACTCGCCTCCATGACCACCTCGATCTTGACCTTGGACACAAAGTCCACCTGATATTCCGCCCCCCGGTAGACCTCTTTGTGCCCCCTTTGACGGCCGAACCCTTTGACCTCACTGACGGTGAGCCCCCTGACCCCGATACTGGTCAGCCCATCCTTCACATCATCCAATTTAAACGGTTTGATAACGGCTTCTATTTTTTTCATGGTATTCACTCCTTGATCCTATCCACAGATTACGCAGCATTCCTTAATTCCCCGATGCCCAAATTCTTCAATTCCTCAATTCCTCAATTCCTGAATTCCCCTTTTTTAAAAGCTGTATCCCGTCTCATTGTGCAGACTGTTGTCCAATCCCTTGATCTCTTCTTCTTCACTCACCCGAAGGCCGATGATTGCATCGACGGCCTTGAGGATGACCAGCGTCATGACAAATGCAAAGGCCATGGAGGCGATGACCGAGATAAATTGGATCCAGAGCTGCACGGGATTGCCGAAGAAGAGGCCGTCGGCGGCGTTGGGATTGATCGCAGTGCTGGCAAAGAGGCCGGTGGCCAGTGCCCCCCAGGTCCCTCCGACGCCGTGAATGCCGACCACATCCAAAGAATCATCGTATCCCAGCCTCGCCTTCAGGAGTATGCCGCCATAGCAGATGACCCCTGCCACGCCGCCGATGACGACGGCCGACATGGGACTTACGAATCCGGAGGCCGGCGTAATGGCCACCAGCCCTGCCACCGCGCCGCTGGCTGCCCCCAGGGTGGTGGGTTCCCCCCTGTGGCGCCATTCCATGAATATCCAGGTCAGGGCCGCAACCCCGGAGGCCACATGGGTAACCACGAAGGCATTGACCGCCAGTCCGTCACAGGCAAGGGCGCTCCCTGCATTAAACCCGAACCACCCGAACCAGAGGATCGCCGCGCCGGTGATGGTCATGGGGAGGTTATGGGGGATATAGGCGGTGGTCCCATAGCCGTATCGCCTTCCGATAATCAGGGCTGCAGCAAGGGCCGATGCGCCTGAACTGATATGCACCACGGTTCCTCCGGCAAAGTCGAGCGCCCCCATGCGGCCCATCCATCCCCCGACCCCCCAAACCCAGTGGGCGAGGGGATTGTAGACAAAGGTGCTCCACAGGAGGGCGAAGAGGAGAAATGCGCTGAATTTCATCCGTTCTGCAACGGCCCCGGTAATCAACCCCACGGTGATGATGGCAAACATGCACTGGAATATCATGAAGGCAAGATGCGGGATTGTGGTCCCATAGTCAGGGCTGGGGGTCATGCCCACGCCGTTCAGTCCCAACCATTCCAGTCCGCCGATGAGGCCGGCATGGTCTGTTCCAAACGAGAGAGAATATCCCCACAGTACCCACTCCAACGTAATCAGGCCCAGAAGAATAAAGCTTTGCATAAGGGTCCCCAGTACGTTTTTGTGGCGCACCATCCCTCCATAGAAAAGGGCAAGGCCCGGCGTCATGAACATCACCAAGGCTGCCGACATCAATACAAAAGCGGTGTCTCCAGTATCCATCCTCTGATCCCTCCTAGATTTTTTTTAAATAGGAAAAGCAACATATATGCCATGGACCTTCCAATTTATAAAGATTGCAATATCAATGAGTTATGGGCCTGAGGAGGAATTGAGCGATAAGCGTCAAAAACATTTTTGTATTCTATGGATAATTTTAATACAAAATTGTTACTATTCTAAATGCTTTCACCGGTGGGGTATACTGCACGCTTGGCCTTTCATCTTTCGGCACGATTCCGGCCGGAATCCAGAAATGCGGCGGACTGGATTCCGGCTAAGGGCATGCCGGAATGACGGGACAGCACACAGCCGTTTTGGTTGCGGTTATCCGCTTTGGAATTATCCCGACGGAATCTCGGTCTAGAACTTCAGAGAAAAAAGCAAAGAAGGGAAAAGGGGCGGGATTTGAGTTGACGGAAAGATGTTGGAAATGTAATCGTGGAAATGGACCCGGCGAAAAAAGCGTTCAGCGACAAGGCGGCCTGGCGGCCGCAAGCAAACAGGTTTCACCTAAGTGCTCTGGGTCATAAGTTCGGTGACGTATTGCTCAATTGGATCGTATTTTGATATTCGCTTGCCTGGATTCCTGCCTTTGCAGGAATGACCGGCAATAATGACCTCTTGTCGTCCCGGCGAAGCTTGTCCCGGACTCCGATACGGGAGCCGGGATCCAGGGTGGCAGGGTACGTCATCGCATTTATGCCAACGTGTACTGAGGCCCGGAAGTGTCTTGGACTCCCACGGGCAAACTTCTTCGCACGTTCCAGAGGAGCTACGGACAAATGGCCCAGGATCTGAGTTCTCCCAGGGTTTCCAGTTTCGATGACAAGTGACAAAGCCAAATACATATTGATAGGGGTAATTATCCTTTTGGCCTTTCTGTGGTTCAAGAAGGATGACCCCTCTCGTATTTTCGATTCACGGCCGACCGCGCAATCCCTCGACTATAATGTCCCTGATTCCGGTGGGCAATCCAGGCCAGTGGTGGTCTCTGCGGACGAGAAGATTAATATCGATGTCTTTGAAACGGTCCATCCGGCAGTGGTTAACATCGCCACCACCACCCTCGGCATGAATTTCTGGATGGAGGTCATTCCACAGCAGGGGCAGGGCTCCGGTTTTGTCATCGACAACCGGGGCTATATCATGACCAACAATCATGTGGTTGCCAATGCCCAGAACATCACGGTCACCATGGCCGATGGAAAAAAGATCCAGGCTACCCTGGTGGGCCGGGATCCGGCTTCCGACCTGGCGGTCATCCGGATCCCCTCCCGGGAGGTCCACGCCGTGGCCCGGTTGGCGGATTCCGATGGTATCCGCCCGGGGCAGAAGGCGATTGCCATCGGAAATCCCTTCGGGCTGACCCATACCCTCACCACCGGGATTGTCAGCGCCCTTCACCGGAGCATCCGGACAGGCGAGGGCACCCAGATGGACGACCTGATACAGACCGATGCGGCCATCAATCCGGGAAATTCAGGGGGCCCCCTCCTGAATTCCAACGGAGATGTCATCGGGGTCAACACGGCTATTTTCAGCCTCTCCGGCGGATACCAGGGGATCGGTTTCGCCATACCCATTAATCTGGCAAAGGAGGTTGCCACCCAATTGATTACCTCGGGGAGGGTGGCGAGGCCATGGCTCGGTATTTCGGGTATCTCCATCACGAACGATATCTCAAAAGGTCTTGGCCTCAGTGTGCAGGAAGGTGTCCTGGTGGTTCAGGTCATCCGCGGAGGACCTGCTGATCAGGCAGGCCTGAGGGGTGGAAATCGGGAGGTGGCCATCGGCGGGGTCCGGTTTCATTTAGGGGGCGACATCATCACCGCCATCAATGATCATCCAGTCAGAGGGATGGAACAATTGGTCGAACAGATCAATGGGATGCGGGTGGGAGAGACCCTGACGCTTCATATTGTAAGGGGTGGCCGTCAACTGGAGATCAGGGTATTGTTATCTGAACGGCCGTGATGGGATGGCTGACAGCTGATGGCTGATGGTTTGGCGCTTGAGAATTTGAAACCGGATGGGTGGATGAACAGGACGATCGGGATGAGGGTTTTCTGACCTCCGATTTTCGGCGCAGCGGAAGATCCCTCGAACCCCAGATAAGAAAGTGAAGCGGCATTCCCGGATATGGGACCTGAGACAAGAGACAAATCCATCATCCATTTAGATATGGATGCCTTTTATCCGGCTGTGGAGATGCGGGATTGTCCTGATTTGAAGGGGAAACCCGTCATTGTGGGGGGCGGCAGAGAAAGGGGCGTGGTGTCGTCCGCCTCTTATGAGGCCAGGAAATTCGGCGTCCATTCTGCCCAGCCGATGGCCACCGCCATGCGTCTCTGCCCTCATGGAATCTTTCTTCCAGTCAGGATGTCGCGATACAAAGAGATCTCCACACAGATATTCGAAATCTTCCGCTGTTTCACCCCGTTGGTGGAACCGCTCTCCATAGACGAAGCCTTCCTGGATGTTACCGGTGCAGAGCGGCTCGCGGGTCTGCCGCAGGAAATCGCCTTAAAGATCAAGCAGAAGGTACTTAAGGAGACCGGCCTAACGGTCTCGGCGGGTGTGGCCCCTACCAAATTTGTCGCCAAGATCGCCTCTGACATGGATAAGCCCGACGGATTGACCGTCGTGTCTCCGGAGAGGATCAGAGAATTCCTGGATCCCTTGCCTGTGAATAAGATGTGGGGGGTAGGAAAGGCCACGCAACAGGTCCTGGACCGGCTGGGGGTGCAGACATTTCAGGACCTAAGGAAGATATCCATCTCTATACTGGAGAAAACCTTGGGGCGGCACGGCGTCGCCATGCATTATCTCGCCATGGGGATGGATGATCGGGAGGTGACCCCTGAGCGTGAAGTAAAATCCATCGGCCATGAGGAGACCTTTGACAAGGATATCCTGGACCCGGACAAGGCCAAGGGAGAGATCCTCTCCCTGGCAGGGAGGGTCGCCCGCCGGATGCGTCGCGCGGGCGTCAGAGGACAGACCGTTTCGCTGAAGGTGAAATACGCCGATTTTAAACAGATTACCCGGGCCTTAACCCTTCCTGAACCGGTGGATGACAGCGCAGAGATATATGCCGCGGCCTGCCGTCTACTCGGAAAAACCGAGGTGGGTAGAAGGCCCATACGCCTTATCGGCGTCTCCCTGAGCCAGCTGACCTCCCCTGAAGACGATCCTCAACTTTCTCTCTTCAGCCGGGATAGGGCATCCCTCAAGCGAAAGGAATTGAACACGGCCCTGGACCGGATCTGTGACAAATTCGGCGAAAAGGGCATCCGGCCCGGAACGCTTGTGTCCAAGACATGATGCGGGATGTTGGATTCAGGATACTGTTGTTGGATGCCGGTTGATAAGCTGACAAGTGAAGATGGGTAAGCGCGGCTGCGGGACTCAACAGCTTAATTTCGCTTCCAGCCGGACTCAGCTGTATTGCCTGGTGCTCCCGGGTCTCGCGACTGGGCCTCAGGTTTTTAATTCTTTCTCCATTACCAGCGCATCCTGACCTTCCGGGTAAAAGGCGGTTTTGATTCCGCACGCCACGAAACCGTGTTTGCGGAAAAGCGCCTGGCCCGAGAGATTATCCACGGCGGTGTGAAGGACCATCCTTTCCACATGCCGTTCCTTGGCCTTTCTGATGGTTTCTGCCAGGAGGCGATCCCCCACGCCGTGATTTCGCCCCCAAGGTTCCACCGCAATGGCCAGGAGTTCAGATACCCGGGGTGAAGCGGCTTGGCCCATGATTCTTTCCAGCATTGCGTACCCTGCAATCTTCCTTCCCAGAACAGCCACCATTGTGGCGCCGATGCCTGAGAGGAACCAGTTCGGCAGGAGTGTTTCATAGGGACCATATTGCTGGAAGGCCTTTCGGCTTAAGTTCCGGATAAACTCCGCGTCCGATACCTCGGCCGGCCGGATGGCGATTCGAGTCTTGAAAGGGCCCTGCTTTCCGCGATGCAAGGATTTCGAAGCGGGCCGTCCCCCCTCAACCGCACTCGTTGAGGGCCTGCTCCTGACCTGCCTCAGCCGATCCACCCTTTTCTGCTCGCCATATTTTCCGAACCTTCCGGGATTGCCCATGATGTTGAATTGAAGAATGAAAATTGAGGATTGAAAATTGAAAAAGACCGGAAAAATGCATGTGAACATGACAGAAATCCACAATTGCAGCCTATCATTTTGAGTTATTCGAATTGCATTGTGTTTATGAGTTCTACTCCTCCACGGTTTCTCATGACCCACTCCTTAAGTGATATCCACACACGTGGTAAAATATTCAATATGCCTTCTTCACTTTTCAATTTTCTGGTTCGTCCGGGTCAGGTTTTTCCAAAACCTGCCGTGAACCTTGACCGCCCTCCCCACGATCCCCTCAATACTTTCCTCTTCCGAGGGAGTCAGGGCCTGTTGCGCGAGGGGGTCTGAAATCCCGGCCATTTCCCTGATCACTGCCTTTACCGAGCTGCTGAGCCCTTTCAGTTCATATCCTCCTTCCAGGGTCATGACCACCCTGCCGGCGCAACAGGCATCGGCAATCCCCATGATGATTCGCGTTAACCCTGCAAACCCATTCGATGTCACCCGCATGCCCCCCAACGGATCATCGGCATGGATATCAAACCCCGCCGACACCAGGATCAGGTCCGGATCGAACTCCAGTGCGATTGGTTTTAATATTCGCTCGAACACGGCGATGTATTCCCCGTCGCCTTTGCCCGGAGAAAGGGGGACATTCACGGTAAATCCTTCGCCGCTTCCCCTTCCGATCTGTTCGGACGCACCGCTCCCCGGATAATAGGGATACTGATGGGTTGAAAAGTAGAGGTTGGTGGGATCCTCCTCAAAGGAATGCTGGGTTCCATTGCCGTGATGAAGATCCCAGTCCACCACGAGCACCCGTTTAATGCCATGGGATATCTGGGCATGCCTGGCCCCCACCGCCAGATTGTTGAAGAGGCAAAAGCCCATGCCCCTGCTGTGCTCAGCATGGTGGCCCGGCGGCCTGACAAGGGTAAAGGCGTTGTCTATCTCTCCGGATAGAACGGCAGATATTGCATCGCACATGCCCCCGGCGGCCAGGAGCGCGGCCTCGCAGGATCCTTCTGAGACCGCCGTATCCGGATCCAGAGACCGGTATCCCTTTCCGGCGGTGGCCAGGATCATGTCCACATGCCGGGTGGAGTGTATCCGCAGGAGTTCCTCCTTGGTGGCCCGCCTCGCAGGTAAATTCAGGAATATGCCCGCCATCTCAGGGTGTTCCAGCATGGCGTAGATGGCTTTCAACCGTTCGGGGCTCTCCGGATGCCATTTCCCCGGCAGATGATTCAGGTACCTTTCGTCCTTTACAATAGCAGTTTTGCGCATTCTGACAATCCCTTCAAGTCACGTTTCCTCATATTGACGGTTCCGACAGATACGGCAGTAACATAGGACATGATACCCCCAGCCGCACCCGTCAACAGGTTCAAGAAAGTACCCTATCCAAAAACTTTAGGGAAAAGGCCGTATGAAGTCAACAGGGAAGTTGTCGTTTGAACCTCTGTCGGAGCCCAGCATGCCCGCGTCAATAGCTGGTCGACGCTATTCAAAATTGACATGACACTCCTTTTAATCTATTTTAAGGTTCTGGAACTTGGAATCGGTCATCAATCACAGGAAAAAATGGAGGTAACAGGCAATGGCTTACGAACCATCGGATAGAGAAGATGAGTATTTTATGAAACTGGATCAGGAACGGATGGCCAAGATACGTTCCGAACTGGACCGGCAACGACAAGAAGAATCCAAGCTGCATCGTAAAGATGCCCACTGGATGAAGTGCCCCAAATGCGGGCACGACTTGGAGGAAATCAATTATCAGAATGTGATGGTGGATCGATGCCGGAACTGCAAAGGGGTCTGGCTGGATCACGGTGAGCTGGAACTCCTGGGCAAGGGCGATGCAAAGGTAACCAAGGGCTTCCTGCAGAAGGTCTTCGGTTAATGTATCGAGCGCTTTTTGACTGCTTGCCTCCAAACCCGCATACCTTTGCCGGATTTGGAGGTAAGCATCTGAGTTCTACCACCTATTCCTTACCGGAATCCAACAGCACCTATCGCCCACGCTTCGCTCCCCAGTTTTTCAAACATGAGCCGCTCTACCGAATTGCCCTATGTTGGGCCAGGTTTCCGTTTATTTTTTTACCAACCTTATCCTTCAATGGTCACGGAATCGTATCCATGGCAGCGAATGCTGGTTCATGAAGGGGGATCAGGATATCCCCTGCCGTCTTCACGTCATACGGATTTTACCCACTGGCAGCAATTGCATCCATGGGGATACTGATCTGGCCATCAACATCTCTTGCGCCAGTTCCCTTGACTACAATCGCACCTTCACATTGAATCACATGCCCCACCCAGGGGATCCCTGTCTCCACGTCCAGTCCCTTGCCGGACCCAGGCCCCCATTTGAGGCCCGTGACGTCCGGGTATTCTCCCGCAAAACAAGATGGTCACATTTTATTTGACACCCAAGGCCGCTTCACCCATACTCCAAACAGAAAAAGCAAGGTTATATCCGGTGATCACCCTGCGAGGTGTTACATCCAACACGCCGAGGAGCGAAGACCGAGGCGTATTTCTTCATGTGCCGCAGGGAGGAGCAAAGCGATTAGGATATCCGGAGAATGAACGAGGAGGGCCGTGTGATCAAGAAAGGCGCCGTGGCGCTGACTCTTTTTGCCGTCATGCTTGTCGGCATGGTCGGGTGCAGCCGAAACGAGGATCCGAAGCCCCTTGAGAAACTCACCCTTGCCGTGACGCCCTGGCCCGCTTCCGCGCCTCTGTATGTTGCGCACGAGAGGGGCTATTTCAGGGACGAAGGGCTCGATGTAACCCTCCATCCCTATGTATCGGGGCACCTTGGGCTGGATGCGGTGCTCGCGGGGAAGGCGGAACTCGCCACGGCCGGTGAAACACCGATCGCCCTGGCCGCCATGGAAGGAAAGCCGCTTTCGGTGGCCGCCACGGTTTGCGAAATCGATCGGGCGATCCTGATCATCGCGAGGAAGGACAGGGGCATTTCCAAACCCTGTGATCTCAGGGGGAGGAGAGTCGGCGTGGTGGAGGGCACGACCGCACATTTTTTCCTCCACATCTACCTGATTACCTCCCATGTGGATCCGAATGACATCATAATGGTTCCCATTGCGGCAGACAGGGTGGTCGATGTCTTGCTGAACGGGGAGGTTGATGCGGTCAGCACCTGGACGCCTCACACCATCATGCTCCTGGACAGGCTTGGGAGCAATGCCCTCGTGCTTCACGACGCGAACATTTACACCATGACATGGAATCTTGTGGCTGCCCAGGATTTCGTCAAGACACATCCCGGGCGGATCGTGAAGTTCCTTCGGGCCGTGGTGACGGCAAATGAATTTATCGCAGAAAAACCGGAAGAGGCCATGGCCGTGGTCGCCGCGGCCATCGGTGCAGAAAGCCCCCTGTTCGAGAAGGAATGGAAGGACTTCAAGTTTGTCACCGTGCTGGAACAGAGTCTGATCGTGAATCTGGAAGATCAGGCGCGTTGGTTCAGGAAGAGAAGTTCCAGCAAGCGCACGACGCCTCCCGACTTCACATATTTCATCCATACCGACGGCCTGAAGGCAGTGCGACCTGAAGCGGTCGGGATCACCGGCACATAGGGGACGGTAATGAATATCGGCTCCAAATTGAAGCTTGCGGCCCTGGTTCCCTTGCTCGTGTCCCTGGTCACCGGCCTTGCGCTCCTCTTCTCCTACAGGGCAATAGATCGGGCCTGGGATGAGGGCCAAAGGACCAAGCAACTCATGAACAGCATGAATGAGTTGAACAGCCTGGCCAGGTACTACATGCTCTATCCCGAGAATCGACCCAAGCGGCAATTCCTCAGCGAATACGATTCCATGACCGAAATCATCGCCTCCCTCCAATTTCGGGACAAGGTCCAGCAGGGGCTCCTGCAAGGCATTCGGGACAATAGCGAATCCGTGAGGAAGGCATTCCTCAGGCTGGTTGCCGTCTACGAACGACCCGCCCCGGCCGAGCGCTATGCCCTGTCCAGGGAAGCGGAGGAGCGGTTGATCGGGCGGATACTGACAAGGGCGCGTGACGTGCTGTCCGATGCACTGCGGCTCGAAGCCCTGATCGATGGCGAGATAGCGAATACCCAGCGAAGGGTGAGTTGGCTTGTTATTTTCATTCTCGTGACCACAGGCGTTCCCCTCACCGTTGTTCTGATCCGGACCATGAAAGGCATTACTGCGTCGCTCGCGACCGTGAGACAGGGAACCGAGGCCGTCGGCGCCGGTCATCTCGATCACAGGATCGGCATGGCGGATAGGGATGAGATCGGGGAACTCTCCTGCGCCTTTGACCGCATGACGGACCGCTTGAGGAATACTACGGTTTCCAGAGACAGACTCCGCAAAGAGGTGGAAGAGCGAAAGGGGGCCGAAGAAGATGCGCGCCGGCAGGGAGAGTGGCTGCGGGTCACCCTCAGCAGCATCGGCGACGCGGTAATCGCCACGGACATCCAGGGCCGGATCAGCTTCCTCAATCCCGGCGCCGTAAGCCTGACGGGCTGGCAACTCGAAGAGGCCAAGGGCCGGTCGATCCAGGGCATCTTCCGGATCATCAACGAAAAGACCCGCAGCCCGGCCGAGGACATTGTGAACCGCGTGTTGCGCGAGGGGAACGTCGTCAACCTGGTCAATCATACCGCCCTTATTCACCGTGATGGCCG from Deltaproteobacteria bacterium includes:
- a CDS encoding P-II family nitrogen regulator, which produces MKKIEAVIKPFKLDDVKDGLTSIGVRGLTVSEVKGFGRQRGHKEVYRGAEYQVDFVSKVKIEVVMEASLVPEAVKMIQERARTGQIGDGKVFVYPVEEVLRIRTGETGKEAI
- the dinB gene encoding DNA polymerase IV yields the protein MGPETRDKSIIHLDMDAFYPAVEMRDCPDLKGKPVIVGGGRERGVVSSASYEARKFGVHSAQPMATAMRLCPHGIFLPVRMSRYKEISTQIFEIFRCFTPLVEPLSIDEAFLDVTGAERLAGLPQEIALKIKQKVLKETGLTVSAGVAPTKFVAKIASDMDKPDGLTVVSPERIREFLDPLPVNKMWGVGKATQQVLDRLGVQTFQDLRKISISILEKTLGRHGVAMHYLAMGMDDREVTPEREVKSIGHEETFDKDILDPDKAKGEILSLAGRVARRMRRAGVRGQTVSLKVKYADFKQITRALTLPEPVDDSAEIYAAACRLLGKTEVGRRPIRLIGVSLSQLTSPEDDPQLSLFSRDRASLKRKELNTALDRICDKFGEKGIRPGTLVSKT
- a CDS encoding ammonium transporter — protein: MDTGDTAFVLMSAALVMFMTPGLALFYGGMVRHKNVLGTLMQSFILLGLITLEWVLWGYSLSFGTDHAGLIGGLEWLGLNGVGMTPSPDYGTTIPHLAFMIFQCMFAIITVGLITGAVAERMKFSAFLLFALLWSTFVYNPLAHWVWGVGGWMGRMGALDFAGGTVVHISSGASALAAALIIGRRYGYGTTAYIPHNLPMTITGAAILWFGWFGFNAGSALACDGLAVNAFVVTHVASGVAALTWIFMEWRHRGEPTTLGAASGAVAGLVAITPASGFVSPMSAVVIGGVAGVICYGGILLKARLGYDDSLDVVGIHGVGGTWGALATGLFASTAINPNAADGLFFGNPVQLWIQFISVIASMAFAFVMTLVILKAVDAIIGLRVSEEEEIKGLDNSLHNETGYSF
- a CDS encoding GNAT family N-acetyltransferase — translated: MFTCIFPVFFNFQSSIFILQFNIMGNPGRFGKYGEQKRVDRLRQVRSRPSTSAVEGGRPASKSLHRGKQGPFKTRIAIRPAEVSDAEFIRNLSRKAFQQYGPYETLLPNWFLSGIGATMVAVLGRKIAGYAMLERIMGQAASPRVSELLAIAVEPWGRNHGVGDRLLAETIRKAKERHVERMVLHTAVDNLSGQALFRKHGFVACGIKTAFYPEGQDALVMEKELKT
- a CDS encoding trypsin-like peptidase domain-containing protein, with the protein product MTSDKAKYILIGVIILLAFLWFKKDDPSRIFDSRPTAQSLDYNVPDSGGQSRPVVVSADEKINIDVFETVHPAVVNIATTTLGMNFWMEVIPQQGQGSGFVIDNRGYIMTNNHVVANAQNITVTMADGKKIQATLVGRDPASDLAVIRIPSREVHAVARLADSDGIRPGQKAIAIGNPFGLTHTLTTGIVSALHRSIRTGEGTQMDDLIQTDAAINPGNSGGPLLNSNGDVIGVNTAIFSLSGGYQGIGFAIPINLAKEVATQLITSGRVARPWLGISGISITNDISKGLGLSVQEGVLVVQVIRGGPADQAGLRGGNREVAIGGVRFHLGGDIITAINDHPVRGMEQLVEQINGMRVGETLTLHIVRGGRQLEIRVLLSERP
- the glnD gene encoding [protein-PII] uridylyltransferase yields the protein MSAFEELKESRTRLISRLPSSREMGDLQAWHTEIVDQYFRSSLVESGAGQRLFSNKTPFALLAVGGYGRKELSLHSDVDVLILFGSHIPELAKGLTEEILYPLWDLGLDLGYGTRTIKDCLRLSKDDFEVLTSMMDARFLCGDSPLFLDLMAGIQKKVVAKRRTAFARWLEDLHQIRMENNGDASVVLEPDLKEGIGGLRDYHHILWIAKAFFQLMTPRDLEYTGKLSHNEYLGLRHDLTLIWLVRNHLHQLSGRKNDRLNFEYQEKTAPRLGYRDHRDLLAVEQFMGDLHAAMASVKALNRAFVRAHLPRERGLWKRVEPVEVAEGLHVHQGEIGFDSATAILTKPLLLMTLFEESSRTGCPLSLEARRLVSEFLSLVDEGFRRSKEAVRGFLKIINGRHTFEVLIQMQELGFLSAFVPEFARIADRVQFDAYHTFPVGRHSLETVRHLKGIHGEKEIFLLDILLEIPDPEPLLLAGLFHDIGKIGKEHAVRGAEIARRIMKRFRYPGEATEEVLFLIRHHLLLVETATRRDLGDEKSVVHCARLIGSPERLRMLYLLTWADSRATGPRAWNDWIANLVQELFFKVLNILERGELATPNASEKVRETMDQVRREPALLDKGVDPDPYFEVMSPRYLLNSTPRDIVRHIEMVLGMRDRANKHTGYPFFLEARENPVEDCSVITFLAEDRPGLFADMAGVLALNSVNILSADIYTWRDGTAVDIFKATQPLDTIHPEATWDKVRLDLERTFEGKLSLAYRLGQKRASSVLSNHEKPSRPPQVVIDNRSSDFFTLIEVFADDRVGLLHLITKTLFDLRLDIRIAKIATKGDQIADVFYVRDLEGQKIADEAHLREIEGALRYELR